TAAGGCCTATACAGAAGATGCCACGATCCACGCCGACTGGCCGAAAGCCTTCCCCTACTGCAAAACGGCTGCCGCTGAAGGCGCCGCCAATGCGCAATATGCCCTGGGCATGGCCTATGCCGAAGGTCGCGGCACGGCGCCCAACAACACCTTAGCTCTGCAAAATCTGAAAAAGGCTGCCGACCAGGGACATGCCGCAGCCCTGACCGAACTCGGACAGCTTTACCAGATCGGCGATCTCGTGCCGCAGAACTACACAGAGGCGCTGATCCTCTTCAAGAAAGCGGCACGCCGTGGCGACCGAGAGGCGATTGCGTTGACGGCGCAAGCCTATGAGGCCGGTCAGGGCACAAGCGCCGATCTCGACCGCGCTGCGCGGCTCTATCACATTCTGGCGCGTAACGACGACGATAAGGTGGGCCATGCCTGGCTGGCAGCCCATCCCGATGCACCCAAAGAGCCTGAGATTTTGTCGCTGGCGCAAATTCCGCGCGACGTCATCTTCTATGCCACCGAGACCAACGACCCGCGCTTTCAGACCCTGGATATCCATGGCTATTTCGATCAGTTGAGCGTTTCGTCCTATCCCGGGGACGCCCAGAACGACAACATCAGCGGTGAAGCCGCCGCCGAATGTCGCTTTAGCCCCAGCGGCGATTTAGACGACTGCGTGCTGGTGACAGAATCGCCCAAGGATTATGGTTTCGGCGCCTCGTTGATGCGAATCATGGACCGTCTCGGCAGTTCGGGGAACAAGACCGACTGGGCTAAGCGCTTTGATGGCAAGTCTGTGCGCGTATCGATGAAATGGAAGCCGAAATAATTACGTCTGGAAAACGGGCCTGAAAGCTCTTGGTGCATAGCCGAAAGCCTTCGTAGCGGCGCTGTGGTCGAACCACAGATCAACATTCATGCGCAGAGCCATGCTGATATTGCGTTTGAGCGCCTTTTTCGGCCGGATCAGATTGAGAGCGAAAAAACCAAGGCGCCACATCCAGACCGGCAGGGCGATGATCACCGGCGCCTTGCCGAGCGCCTCGAAAATCCTACGCACCATATCGGCATAGGTCAGGTCTT
The window above is part of the Asticcacaulis sp. MM231 genome. Proteins encoded here:
- a CDS encoding tetratricopeptide repeat protein; the protein is MRKAALVSVLAFLAASLIGNAQPAMATLAAPKPPTAKEQFETLSNKANAGDIQAQYDLGQAYLIGKYAQKKNEKSALEWIGKAADAGNAQAQLDMAGFYRLGRGVKPDSGQALTWYQKAADQGRTEASLFICKAYTEDATIHADWPKAFPYCKTAAAEGAANAQYALGMAYAEGRGTAPNNTLALQNLKKAADQGHAAALTELGQLYQIGDLVPQNYTEALILFKKAARRGDREAIALTAQAYEAGQGTSADLDRAARLYHILARNDDDKVGHAWLAAHPDAPKEPEILSLAQIPRDVIFYATETNDPRFQTLDIHGYFDQLSVSSYPGDAQNDNISGEAAAECRFSPSGDLDDCVLVTESPKDYGFGASLMRIMDRLGSSGNKTDWAKRFDGKSVRVSMKWKPK